GAAACACTGTTTTGTCATCCTTAAAAATACCGTGAGTTTGTTTGGACTAGAGAAAATCACTCTGTTCCTAAGAGGAAAACCCTCAGGATGAGCAGGAAACCTCGGTGTCCTGGGACTGGGCCGAGGCCAGGCTCTGGGTCTTCCCTGCTCCTTGGTCCCTCAGATCCGCAGGCATTTCACCCTAAGAGCACTGAGAATATTAGGAGAACTGTGGTTTTCTTTATGATTAGCCATTTAATCTACACCATTTTCTACATTCAAATACACTATTGTCTTCTCCACAAGTGCTGTTCATGGACAGATTTTACTTGGGTCCTATTCCCTAACCTTTACAACCAATTATCTCTTTGAAATTACCCGTGGGCACTGGCTATTATTGGTGCCAAAGCCTGGGCTCCTGGGGTTTTCTACGATGCCATTGGAGACCCTTGTTTGGATATAAAACTTTACACAAAAGCTCTTATTACAAAAGAAAGTTTCCAGACAGGATGTCAGTGACCTCTACCAAATATGCCCATTCAGTCTTGTCCCCAGGTAGACCCTTATCAGAAATCTTGATGTGGCTATCCAGTGTaagtaataaatgaaatcaacTTTTGAGACTTTGATGTtagctcttttctttctctcttctttctgttccctCCAAAAATCACCTGCATTTCTTTCCTGCACTGCTTAGTTGCTTTTTTAAGAGAAACTGTCAAGGGGTCTATGAAAGGTACTCACACAGTGAAATAAACCACTTCTTTTTTATTCAATGAAATAAACTCACAGTTCAAGCAGTGTTAGCAGAATTGATAGCTGTTCATGGAAGCAAAGAGTGAGCTGGTTGTAACACCAGACAGAGCAGGGGCAGGAGCTGCTCAGCACACTGACCAGAGCTCCAGTATGCAGAATGCTAATTTAAGTTTATACTTAAACAGATCTAATTCTGATTGACGTGTTTTATCTTAAAAGAATATAAACTTTGATTTATGTGTATTATTGCAAATCAATTAATTTCAAtgattattttcacattttttttccccagcactCTGTTATATTCATTCCGTAGTACATAATGAGTAAGTCAGTCCTTGTCATAAAAATGAATAGTGCACATGGCTCCTTATACTTCACGTGTAATTCTGGGAGTTTCTAATAACATATTGTGAAACCCATGTAAGCATTGTTTATAATTGAGTTCCACAGCTTCCAGACAAATGCCTGCACATAATTCACCCCAAAATATGTTTAAAGGTACATATTGTAAATGAACATTACAAGGATTGTCTAAATCAATAAATAcacaaattaatatattaattaccAAAATATGTCATCTAAATTTTTTAGGTCTTTGCAGAAAAGGCAAGCAGTCATTTGCTTTTACAATTTTATGTATAGGAACATCTCTGCAATAACTTAGTTATCCCAGGAGACATTACTTTGTGAGTTATCTTCCTGTAATCTGTATACTATTTAAGAATAGTCATGGTTAACAATCTGTATTTACATGTGCATAACCTTTATGATgtacttcttttaaaagaaaattgctttATCAAATTCAGAGTACTAGcattcctttgcttctttgtttgcttctgaaaaaaataagagtaataTGAATTTGAGATGGAAGAAATGTAGTGCTTAAACCCCCTTTTAGAAATTTTAgtacatattcatttatttttcattaacatTGCTACCACTATGAGAATCtctaattacttttaaaaatattaaattcatgaaCTTGGCATTTTTACacattttatcaaaaaagaaactgaaagtcaAAGATAAATATGAAGATCTACATACATAGAAATAAATGGCAGAgtcaagatataaaatatatcttcttCTGTAGTCTGCAAAAATTCACCTCTGTCCTGCTGACATGTTATAAATTTAAGCTAGAAATGTATAATTGGTGattgtgaaataataaaatacgTTCACTTTATGTTTCAACTGTGAGATCCCGTTGTGTTTTTGTAATAAAGTAGAAGTCTGATACGGAATTCAGTgaggaaaaaattaagcaattatttttaatgatctCAATTCTGCATGAGGCTAGTTTAAATAGGTTAGAACTACTTATGAATAGTTGAAGTTAGCAATTTTCAATCAGATTCATCATAAAATACTATCATACATTTTCAGTAAACTTGGTATAAAACAAGAACAACTACTTATTGAAGTAGCTTTTTGAAGATTTCTGAAATAAAGAGGAGCAGAGATAGAAAGCTTTTACTCTTGAGCTCAGAAGGTCAGTCTGAAAGTGACAGGTGTCCTGTCTTCTAACAGTGAGCAGAGTTTCTCTAGAAGTAGTTACATTTGTCAGgagaaaaagggacacagagcaggAAGGTGAAGTGCATTAGCACTGAGGGTTAGAGAGGCTGGATAAAGCAAGTCTGAAAGGTACATTCTGCGGTTTCAAGGCAACAAGGAAAGCCATTCCCATTTCAGTGGCATGAGTTAAAATATGACTCAAAGCTAAAGGAACTTCAGAAGAAATCATTCTGCACTTGAGGGTTGAGTAAGTGTCGCTGAGTGCTGAGAGTGAATATGAAAAAGAACTTTATGAAGGAATCATGTGTGAGTACAACAACAAGTAATGACTCACACTCAAGCAATGTCTTTCCATATTAGCTTCTTCAAGTTCTGAAGTATGTTCAAGTTGTATTGAAAAAAACATAACAGTATttgacaaaaacagaagaataaacattttaaatttagagaCCCTGATAGTATCAATATATAAATAGTTTCACCACAGGTAATACCTACATATCAAGAGTTGTAAGTGATTCTTTTCAACAGAGAAAGCTAAGCACCTATGTACATTCAAGGAGTacatggagaagcatgagaaatgtATGGTGGCATTTAATGGGAATGATTTAGTGGTCATGGAATGgattataattgattataatatATTGATAAGCTCTGAATAAATAGTACCCTCCAATCTCTATTCAGATTCAACAAGGTTATCACATTATCATAAATATTAACACACACGAAACCTGACTAATGAGATGGGGATGAAtagaaattacttatattaaatctttttttaatcttctggGCAAATACTTAACTTCCAGTAGATACATTTTATAAGTAGTAAATGATAGAAATAGATGCAAACATATGCACAAGCTagtaaatattacattttactgcTACTCCAATTCTGAAGACAAGTGTAAAAAGCAGGGAGCCCAAAGGAGAATGGGAAGTATGTTATAACCTGACCAAAACATTGTAAtagaatataaatgtattaatgTGAGGCAATATATGAGCTTAGATTAATTCCTTCCACATGTGAATCTTCCATGTTTCTTAGGGATTATTTGCCTGACTCTTCATGGCCAAGGGAAATTTTCCTAAGATGCCCAACTCCACCACAGTGACTGAATTCCTGCTTACAAGGTTTTCTGATGAGCTCAGAGTCTTACATGCCTTGCTGTTATTACTGATGTACTTGGCAACCCTGGTGGGGAATCTTCTCATTGTCATACTAATCACCTTCGATTGGAAacttcacacccccatgtatttcttcattaGGAATCTGTCTGTTTTAGACATGTGCTACATTTCCGTCACAGTCCCCAAGgcatgtgtcatcttcctgcttgACAGCACGGCAATCTCCATGGCTGGATGTGCAGCTCAGCTCTTCCTCGTGGTCACATTTGTGACAGTAGAGCTGCTGTTCGTCACAATCATGGCTcgtgaccgctatgtggccatctgccagcccctGCACTACTCTGTGATCATGAACCCTCGGGTCTGTGTTCAGATGACTCTGGCCTCTGTACTCAGTGGTCTGGTCCACTCTGGATTCCAAACTGGCAACACATTCAGGCTGTCCTTCTGTCAGTCCAACGTGgtccatcagttcttctgtgacctgTCCTCTCTTCTGAAGCTCTCCTGCACTGACActttaaacaatgaaattttaattttcatctcttcAGTTGTGATTGCTGGTGGCAGCTTTGCCTTCATCATCATGtcttatattcacatattttctactgtgctcAAGTTTCCAACCAGGGGTGAGCGAGGAAAGGCTTTTTCCACCTGTGTCCCTCACATCATTGTGTTAACAATTTTTGTCAGCTCAGGTGCTGCTGTGTATGTGAAGCCAGTCTCCAGCTCTCCCACATTTCAGGATACACTCTCTTCTGTGTTCTATTCTATAGTCCCTCCTTTCTTGAATCCAATCatctacagtcttagaaacaagcagataaaggAAGCTGTAAAGAGAGTTATGAGGAGAAAGCTTTACTCAGGAAAAAGATAGCATAATTGTTTGAAGCTGAATTTttcaatcataaaaaaaaatcaattctcaGACTAGCATTTCAGGGAATTTCTGTTTACCTGGGATTCGTTAGTGCTCCCCTTGATCACAAAGTAGGTCTTTCCCTCCCAGTGTTTATGTCTGCTTATctttgatctttctttttttaagatttatttatttatttctcttcccttcccccccaccctggttgtctgttctctgtgtctatttgctgcgtctttgtccacttctgttgttgtcagtcgcacaggaatctgtgtttctttttgttgcatcatcttgctgtgtcagctctccgtgtgggcagtgccattcctgggcaggcagcactttcttttgtgctgagcggctctccttatggggtgcactccttgtgcatggggttcctctacgtgggggacacccctgcgtggcagggcactccttgcgcacatcagcactgttcatgggccagctccacatgggtcaaggaggcccggggtttgaaccgcagacctcccatgtggtaggtggacgccctaaccactgggccaagtctgccacctcttggatctttttaaaaacactttttgtaAAGCAATCTGAACTCTAACCTAATCAGGGTATGTACCACTGTTGATGATTTATCACAAAGGGACTTAATAGATAATCAGTCAGTAGCCAAGTAAagaaaattgtgtcatttttaaaagtcttttcttTTGTGTGATGTTTTGAAATGGAATCAGTCACTAAAGAACTGTGTGAGCTGTGTGACAACCAGAAGAACAAAACACATATAGTAGGTGACCTAGGAGACACTTATCTCCAGATGTTGCTTTGCATATACATTTTCACATTTGTTGTCTGGGTTGGCTGTATATTGGGCTTCAGTGTGAAGCTTTTAATATGTATCATAAATCAAAAATATTGTCAATGAGGTTGAATCATGTGAGACTTGGCAAGTGTGTGAAAATCAAGTCTGCTTGAATTTCATCCTCTTCTTTCAATGCaacttttatatgaaataaaataatggttCTCAATAAAAACCTTCTTCTTAAGTTTCAAgaataatttcaatattattgtaTCTGAATTTTTGTTCACACATGAAAATGTTTCTGCAATAAATAATTTggtaaaaactgaaaatagattttacatatttgtaaatatCACCAATTAGCTTTATCAAAATGATGGCAAATTTATACTTCTGCCAACAAAATTCTATTCACATACCTACTTTCCTGTATATGATATGGTTATTTActaattcttattaaaattatGGGCAAACCATCTCATTGTTGATGCAATTTGTAGGTCCATTATTTCTAGAGATGTAGAGAATTAGTTCACCACATATGGAATTgaaatatatttgacaatatcAGGATGTAGGAGCTAAACTGCATTAGAATAAAAAAATGGCAgtaaatggaaacaaaaattcACAGGAACAAATGCAGGTAATcagaaatgttaaataagaaggttaataaaataaacaccacaaatatatatatctctctttttggagtaatggaaacattGAAAGGATGATAGCACAAgtctgatgaaactgagagccactgagtatatatatatatatatatatatatatatatatatatatatatatatatatatatatatatatatatatatatatatatatatagtttgattgtttgtttgtttgtttgaatcatacatttttctttacaaagaagaatgaaaagatCTGGTTAATATCAGAGTAGGCAGGACTATGCGCTTTTCTACAGAAACTTTATGTCTGCCCTAAGGAGCTTGATAAATTACACTTACAAATTATTCTACTCATGCTACAAATTTCCCTTgattatacatttatttctttttttcttctttattttctttgaaatgttacattcaaaaaatatgaggacaaatgtatcccccacccccccaccccactcctcccatatcaacaacctcttccatcatcatggcacattcactgcacctggtgaatacattttggagcactgctgcaccacatggacagtggtctatgttgtagtctacactctcccccaatccacccagtgggccatggcaggacacacaatgtccagcatctgtctctgcagctccatccaggacaactccaaatcctggaaATGcacccatatcatatctcttcttccctcttcctactctcagcagctaccgtggccac
The window above is part of the Dasypus novemcinctus isolate mDasNov1 chromosome 15, mDasNov1.1.hap2, whole genome shotgun sequence genome. Proteins encoded here:
- the LOC131273508 gene encoding olfactory receptor 14C36-like → MPNSTTVTEFLLTRFSDELRVLHALLLLLMYLATLVGNLLIVILITFDWKLHTPMYFFIRNLSVLDMCYISVTVPKACVIFLLDSTAISMAGCAAQLFLVVTFVTVELLFVTIMARDRYVAICQPLHYSVIMNPRVCVQMTLASVLSGLVHSGFQTGNTFRLSFCQSNVVHQFFCDLSSLLKLSCTDTLNNEILIFISSVVIAGGSFAFIIMSYIHIFSTVLKFPTRGERGKAFSTCVPHIIVLTIFVSSGAAVYVKPVSSSPTFQDTLSSVFYSIVPPFLNPIIYSLRNKQIKEAVKRVMRRKLYSGKR